From Cryobacterium sp. GrIS_2_6:
GAATGATTCGAGCACACCACGCCAGTGCCGAACGCTTCCTGTCCAAGAAGTACGCTGGACCGTTGCTTTTGCCAGTCCGCCTGCTACTCGCAGCGGGCCTTCGGCTTCGCGCTGCCGTTTCAGAAAGAAGGCACCCGAAGTCGTAGCCGGTCGAGGTCGGCCTTCTCCGCGACCCGATGGCGGGTTTTCCGGTCCTCGCCGGCCATCTCCCTTATTCAGAGGGATGCACGGCGGGCAACGGCCAGGTCGGTAGATTGAGGAATGAATGGTTCAGGGACGCCTCGTGGAGGCGCAGACTCGTCTGTCGTCGTTCCGGGGCATTCACTCTCAGGTGAAGCGCCGCATCACAACAGGATCGGACACTCCATGCTCCACTTCTCTCGCCTGGGGTCAGGCACAGTGCTCGCTGCGGTGCTGGTCGTCAGTGCGGCAGTAGTCCCCGCGCAGGCGCTCCCGGCACCCACGGCTGACACCGCGACGCTGCATGCGACGGGCACCATCGTCATCCTCGCCGGCGAACCCGCCAGCCCAAGTCAGCACCTCTCCGATCAGGTGCGGCTGCTCACCGATAACGGTGCATCCGTCGAGCTGACCGGGAACCTGCCCGAAGACGTGACGTCCGGCAGCACGTTCAGTGGAACGCTCTCCGTACCCGCCGCAGTTGTCGCCGCCGTTCCCGCTGTGAGCGCGGGAACCGGATCGGTGGAAGCAACGTCTGAAACCGGCAAGGCGGTCCTATCGGCGAGCGTCGCACTAGACGCGGCCTTGCCCGTCGTTGCGGCGACGATCGAGCCGCAGGTCGCCCAGACGTCCGTAGCAGCATCGCATGCGTTCGACGTATTCGTGGCCACGTTGCCGACAGCTCCGACAACGAGTGTCCTCGACGACCCGGGCATCACGACGCTAGAGACAACCCTGAGTACCTACTGGTCATCGCAAAGTTCCGGCCAGATCATCGGGTTTACTCAACCTCTCGCAACCAAACGCGTAATTTCGATTAATTCGTGCCAGGCAACAATCATGTTCACCGAGGCTGCCGCCGCTTTCGGTCACACGCAAGGCTGGTATACCAGCGGCTTCAATTCCCACCACTTGATCATCCTCGCTCCCGCATCCTGCGGTGCGGGTACCGGGTTGGGAAGTGTCGGGCGTTTAGCATCCGGCGGAGTCGTCTGGGCCAGCTACGACGACCTGCACGGGACGAACGCCGTGGCACACGAAGTCGGCCACAATCTCGGACTCAGGCACTCGAACAAACACACCTGCCCGAATCCGATAGTCGAGGGCTCTTCTCTTCCTGGTGGAACGTTTTCCGATGGCTGCAGTGACCTTGAATACCAGGACTTTTACGACGTCATGGGCGGTGGTTTGAGTTACAACGGTGTGACCAACGCCCAATTGACCGCCCTGAATATCACTCAGAAGTACCAACTCGACGCGATCAACGGCACGGATTTGCGTCCTGTCGCTCTTGCCGCCGGGGTCACCTCTGGTGTCTTGAATTTCGCCCTGAACCCGATATCAGACGCCACGGGGGTGCGCGGCTTGAAGATCACGGACCCGCGCGACGGAGAGGTGTACTTCGTTGAATACCGTTCCGGCACCGGCATGGACGCTGGCTCTCTCTATGCCTCGGGCTATATTCCAGGGATGACACTAGGCGTGCGTGTCCTGCGCCAACGGGACGACACTACCTCCGCCGTCCTGACTCTGCCGAACAAGGATGGCAGCCGGTCGATGGCCTTAAAGGCATCCCAGTCGCTCACCTCACATTCGGGCGGCCTGACTGTCAAAGTAACCAGCATCTCCGGGACGGCCGACGTCACCGTTCTCTTGGGTGATGCGGCCGGGGCTTCGAATATGGGGACGGGGGCCGTCTCGATCAAGGGTCAGAACTCCGAGCTCGTGCCAGGGACAACTGTCGAGATCCGGCAAGGCGACTGTGCCGGGCCGGCTGTTTGGCGCACGACAACAGGCAGCACACCCAGCGCCTACGGCGCGTTCGGCATTGGCCTCACGCCAGGCCCCTACTGCATCGTCACCCTCGCCGTTCCTGCTCCATACGGTATGCCGTCAGGGACGACACTGTTTCGAATGGGGGCAGGAGCAGGGAACTGGGTCACAGTCTGGCTTCCCGGACCGATCTCCGGCGCCCTCGTCGCCAAGGATGCGCAAGGGTTCGGAATCAACGGTGTGACAGCGCTCATCCGCCAGGGCTCGTGCGTCCCGCAAGGACCTGGTGTATGGGAGAACACGACCGCAACCAACCAGTGGTCTTCGGGCGGCTTCGGAATCTCTCTGATCCCCGGGACCTATTGCACAATAATCGTGCAGGTCCCAGGTGGATACTCCATTCCGGCACCGACCGAAGCCATCGTGACCGCCCCAGGACCCGTCTGGATCACGGCCTGGATCCCCAGCCAGACCACGCACTAGACGCGCGCCACTGGTCAGGCCGGACTCATTCAGGCCAGGCCGACAATGTTCGGCCCTGCTTGGGTCGGGGTCAACACGAACCACAAGTTCCAAACCTGAATGGTCGTACCTCGAACGCGGGTCTTGACGAGCGCCGACTCAGACGCCACGGTGAGATCACTCACAACTGAAGACATCTGGGGGAAATGTGTTTAAATTGTTGTCAGCCGCGGCTGAACATGCGGTCAAGCTTCGAGGTCGAGCGCACCGCCCAGAGAGATCTTCGTTTCTTGGATTGACGCTGGCAGTGAGCCTCCTGCTGGCGCTCAGTGTTGCAGCACCGGCACAGGCCGCGGACATCGGCACCGGTGCCGTTTCAATCAAGGGCCAGAGTTCAGAACGGTTGCGTCCCTGTGAGTGGTGTGGTTTCCCGCTCTTGAGCGTTGCTTCGTCAACGTAAAGAGCCACCGTGGGATGGTCAGTGAGTACCGACTAAAGCAACTCACAAAGGACACCACACGACCCTTCTATGGTTGAAGTCAAGCAGTAAGGGTCGCCAGTGAGCGATAGATGCTGCGGGCGATGAATCGTTTGAGGCAGCGGTGGATCTCTCGCCGGGTCTTGCCTTCGGCGGTTCTTCTGTCAACGTAGCTTTTCGTCGTGGGGTCGGTGATCATGCGGCAGCGGGCAATGATGTGGAGCGCTCGGTTCAGTTGACGGTCGCCGTGGCGGTTGAGGCGATGCCGGGTCGTATTTCCTGATGATGCCGGAATTGGGCTAACGCCAGCCAACGCCGCGAAGGCGGCTTCCGAGCGCACTCTGCCTTGGTGGGAATAAGCGGTCAGGATGATAGCGGCCGTGAACGGTCCGACACCGGGGATGTCCTGGATGCCTGGAGCGAGTTCGTCGACGTGCTTTGACAGGGCCGCGTGATTCGTTTCCAACTCGTGAGTGCGCTGGTGGATCGCGGAGGCGAGCCTGCGGGCTTCAGATCGGGCGACGGCAGCGGCAGTGTCATCGCTGGAGCGATCGCGCCATGCGGCGATGATGTCGACTTGAGTGTTGGTCAGGGGTGCGCGGACGTCGAGGCCCAGGTTGATTATCCGCAGGAGCGCGTTGCGGTCGCTGCGGTCGCTGGTGCGTTGGGAATCGATACTGTGTCTCGCGACGAGCAGAACTCGAAGGGCGCTGCGAAGCCCGTCGGCGCGCGGCAGAATCAGCGCGGTTGCATCGGTGCCAAGCGCGGTGCGGGCGGCAGCCACGGCATCGATTTGGTCGGTTTTGCCGTGACCATCCCGGGCCTGCCGTTTGGGTGGTTTGACCTCGCAGACGCGGATCCCCGCGGTGGTGAGAGCGCGAGTCACGGTGGCTCCGTAGGAGCCGGTGCCCTCGACAGCGGCAAGCTGCTGCCCATCCGAGCGTCGCTCAATCCATGCGATCGCGCGGGCGGTGCCAGCGTCGGTGGTGGGAAATGAAGCGGTGTCAATGACTGCGCCAGTAGCGGCAGCAACGACTGCGTAGGTGTGCGTTTTGGCGTGGGTATCCACGCCGATGACGTATTTGTATGTGTCAGCCACGGTGCTCACGAAGTGTCTTCTTCCGGTAAATGGTTCGTTATCCGGGCCTGGGAGAATCGTCGCGAGGCAGATCTCTAATGAGTCACATCCCCGCCGGAGCGTGGGTGGACAACCTTCTATGAAGCCATCGAAACGGGTCAGGCCGGCACCGACCTAGCCCAGCGGACAGGTCGTGTGAAAGCCACCGCTTGCGCGGGACAGATGGCTCTTGAGTCACGTTGGGAAAGGCCGATACCAGCTTGCCAGCCAGCCCCAGGCCAGCTACTAACCATTAGAGATGGCTCTAAACCAGTCTGCCCTGCTCGACCTCCTCGGAGAACTCAAACTCACCGACGTCACCGACCGAATCCGCGTCGCGACCGAAACTCTCTACCAAGAACTCATCGACGCGGAAGCGACCGCGTTCATCGGCGCCGCCCCATTCGAACGCTCCGGCGACCGCACCACCCACCGCAACGGCACCCGAGCGCGCACCCTCAGCACGACCGCCGGGGACCTCGACCTGAAGATCCCGAAGCTGCGCGCCGGGTCCTTCTTCCCGGCCCTGCTCGAGCGTCGCCGGCGGGTGGACCAAGCCCTGTTCGCGGTCGTGATGGAGGCCTACGTCCACGGCGTCTCGACCCGGAAAGTCGACGACCTGGTCAAGGCCCTCGGCGCGGACACCGGGATCTCCAAGTCGGAAGTGTCCCGGATCTGCGCGGGCCTGGACGCTGAGGTGGCCGAGTTCCGCGACCGCACCCTCGCCGCGCAGGACTTCCCCTACGTGTTCCTCGACGCCACCTACTGCAAGGCCCGCGTCGGCCACCGGATCGTGTCCCAGGCCATCGTCGTCGCGGTCGGGGTGGCCGCTGACGGACGCCGGGAAGTCCTCGGCTTCGACGTCGGTGACAGCGAGAACGAGGGCTTCTGGACGTCGTTCCTGCGATCGCTCAAGACCCGCGGGCTCGACGGGGTCAAGCTAGTCATGTCTGACGCGCACACCGGCCTGAAGAAGGCCATCGGCACCGTGTTCCAGGGCGCCGGCTGGCAGAGATGCCGGGTGCACTTCATGCGCAACGTGCTCGCGGTGATCCCGAAGGGATCCCAGGACATGGTCGCCTCGATCATCCGCACCATCTTCGCCCAGCCCGACCGTGAGCACATCGAGAAGCAGTTCCTCGAGGTCACGACGATGCTCAGCCGCTCGCACCCGAAGGTCGCGGCGATGCTCGTCGACGCGCAACCCGACCTACTCGCCTTCGCCGCGTTCCCGCGGCGGCACTGGCGCCAGATCTGGTCCACGAACCCGCTCGAACGAGTGAACAAGGAGATCAAACGCCGCACCGACGTCGTCGGCGTCTTCCCCAACGCCGCAGCCCTGCTGCGCCTAGCCGGGTCTGTCCTGATCGAGCAGCACGACGAGTGGGAGGCCGGCGAACGACGCTACTTCTCCGAAGCATCCATGCTCGAGCTGGTTACCATGAACAACCCCATCGAGGTCATCGACGAGGCGGTGATCCTCCCCGAACTCGCCGCCGCCTAAGCTAGAACAACTGACCCGCATGGTGTTGAGAAACTCCACCACTCAGCGGGACGTGACCTTCAGAACTCGTCCCCGGCACGACGGTCGAAATTCGGCAGGGTGACTGTTCCGGCGCAGCTGTTTGGCGAACGACGACGGGAAATACCCCAAGTGCATATGGCGCATTCGGGATCGGCCTCACGCCCGGCGTCTATTGCATCGTGACGCTCTCGGTTCCGGCGCCCTATGGGATGCCCGCGAACACCACGTTCCAGATGAGCTCCGGAACAGGCAACTGGGTGACCGTTTGGCTGCCCGGACCCCTGTCCGGCGCTGTCGTTGCGAAGAACTCGCTCGGCTACGGAATCAACGGCGTCACAGCGTTCATCCGCCAGGGATCGTGTGCATCCCCGGGTCAGGGAGTCTGGCAGAACGTCACCGCGACCAACCAGTGGTCCAGCGGCGGATTCGGGATCTCGCTTCTCCCCGGGACCTATTGCACCTCCGTCAAGGACGTGCCGTGGGACTACTCGGCGCCCCAACCCGTTGAGACGGTTGTCTCCGCTCCGGGGCCCATCTGGATCACCATCTGGCTCGATTCCCCGACGGTCCAGGGACAGGGTGACTCTGTCATCTCGATAGCGGCCCAGTCCCGCCAGAAGATCGTCGAATTCACATGTCCGGACTGCACGTCGAATGTCATCGTCGAAGCACTCGGCCCGGATCAGGCATCTGACCTGCTGATCAATCGAAGCGGGTCCTACCCCTCGGGGCGGATGCTCGTCGGATTCCTCGATTGGTCGGACTCCAGCTACAGTCAGATTTCGGTTCACGCGAGTGGTCATTGGACGCTGAGAATCCTCGACCTGGACATGATCAGGCAAGCGGGTTCCACCATCTCCGGCACCGGCGATGACGTGGTG
This genomic window contains:
- a CDS encoding IS256 family transposase: MALNQSALLDLLGELKLTDVTDRIRVATETLYQELIDAEATAFIGAAPFERSGDRTTHRNGTRARTLSTTAGDLDLKIPKLRAGSFFPALLERRRRVDQALFAVVMEAYVHGVSTRKVDDLVKALGADTGISKSEVSRICAGLDAEVAEFRDRTLAAQDFPYVFLDATYCKARVGHRIVSQAIVVAVGVAADGRREVLGFDVGDSENEGFWTSFLRSLKTRGLDGVKLVMSDAHTGLKKAIGTVFQGAGWQRCRVHFMRNVLAVIPKGSQDMVASIIRTIFAQPDREHIEKQFLEVTTMLSRSHPKVAAMLVDAQPDLLAFAAFPRRHWRQIWSTNPLERVNKEIKRRTDVVGVFPNAAALLRLAGSVLIEQHDEWEAGERRYFSEASMLELVTMNNPIEVIDEAVILPELAAA
- a CDS encoding IS110 family transposase gives rise to the protein MSTVADTYKYVIGVDTHAKTHTYAVVAAATGAVIDTASFPTTDAGTARAIAWIERRSDGQQLAAVEGTGSYGATVTRALTTAGIRVCEVKPPKRQARDGHGKTDQIDAVAAARTALGTDATALILPRADGLRSALRVLLVARHSIDSQRTSDRSDRNALLRIINLGLDVRAPLTNTQVDIIAAWRDRSSDDTAAAVARSEARRLASAIHQRTHELETNHAALSKHVDELAPGIQDIPGVGPFTAAIILTAYSHQGRVRSEAAFAALAGVSPIPASSGNTTRHRLNRHGDRQLNRALHIIARCRMITDPTTKSYVDRRTAEGKTRREIHRCLKRFIARSIYRSLATLTA